One genomic region from Yersinia canariae encodes:
- a CDS encoding type II secretion system F family protein has protein sequence MKISLFIAIIALGFIIFFKNNNKRNSISNYNKINNIENDKIKSKSNEKENKKDIYHIIKLPFILHNIAYFKLIIATTILVITALLSVFGLFSINMINILIVGMFILIMILYLPKLIVKNIVARRTKLLLKSLPFFIDITAACVQSGMTIDNSLSYSAKKFELINADLSLIILKMTRRAEINGLESAIKEFYQSSTQLEIRMFCGALQYSISFGATVYEQLIKLSKDMREMQFLVTEEKISKLTAKMTIPLFLFILIPFIVLVISPSVLELLAYE, from the coding sequence ATGAAAATATCACTATTTATTGCTATAATAGCACTTGGGTTTATTATTTTTTTCAAAAATAATAATAAAAGAAATAGCATATCGAATTATAACAAAATAAATAACATTGAAAATGATAAAATAAAAAGTAAAAGCAATGAAAAAGAAAACAAAAAAGACATTTACCACATTATAAAGCTACCGTTTATTTTACATAATATAGCTTATTTCAAGTTGATAATAGCTACTACCATTCTGGTGATAACAGCTTTATTATCTGTGTTTGGTTTATTCTCAATAAATATGATAAATATACTTATAGTGGGAATGTTTATTCTTATAATGATATTATACCTCCCGAAATTGATCGTGAAAAATATTGTAGCCAGAAGGACCAAATTATTACTAAAGTCACTCCCATTCTTTATTGATATAACGGCTGCCTGTGTTCAATCTGGGATGACAATAGATAACTCACTGAGTTACTCGGCCAAAAAATTTGAGTTAATCAATGCCGACTTAAGTTTAATTATACTCAAAATGACTCGGCGAGCCGAAATTAATGGCTTAGAGAGTGCAATTAAAGAGTTTTATCAGTCTTCTACACAGTTAGAAATACGAATGTTCTGCGGTGCGCTTCAATATAGCATCAGTTTCGGAGCCACTGTTTATGAGCAATTGATTAAGTTATCAAAGGATATGAGAGAAATGCAGTTCCTCGTTACAGAAGAGAAAATAAGTAAATTAACAGCAAAAATGACCATTCCATTATTTTTATTTATTCTTATTCCATTTATTGTATTAGTTATATCCCCTAGTGTTCTGGAGTTGCTTGCATATGAATAA
- a CDS encoding tetratricopeptide repeat protein, which yields MNKKFIIVIGVLLFTLVLSGCSNNNSLSNKEFYYRESILLKANNHTGLISLYRDRLKLKEDDSIRLKLANAYYLTGDIKSSLYYLHPISHKENVSVYMLQAKNLIGSNDNAGARIVINKLLAISPNNAEAHNLNGIILANDGEIKKAETAIERSRALFISDEIAMNNLAVVAILDDRYADAVKILLPDYLAGKRGKLMLHNLVFSLVKLDDRQYAKKIISAEKMAKDPDELILALSQVSSPYQDKFAGKAQ from the coding sequence ATGAATAAAAAATTTATCATCGTGATAGGAGTGTTACTTTTCACTTTAGTTTTAAGCGGTTGCTCTAATAATAATAGTCTAAGCAATAAAGAATTTTATTATCGAGAGAGTATTCTGCTCAAAGCCAATAATCATACAGGCTTAATTTCTTTATATCGCGATAGATTGAAATTAAAAGAGGATGATTCAATCCGGCTAAAACTGGCAAATGCTTACTATCTTACTGGTGATATTAAGTCCTCTTTATATTATTTGCATCCAATATCCCATAAGGAGAATGTTTCAGTTTACATGTTACAAGCTAAGAATCTTATCGGTAGCAATGATAATGCGGGAGCCAGGATTGTAATCAATAAGTTATTAGCTATTTCACCTAATAATGCAGAAGCACATAACTTAAACGGCATTATTTTAGCTAATGATGGGGAAATTAAGAAAGCCGAGACGGCCATTGAACGATCACGAGCTTTGTTCATATCTGATGAAATAGCAATGAATAATCTCGCAGTTGTAGCAATACTTGATGATCGTTATGCCGATGCAGTAAAAATATTACTCCCTGACTATCTGGCGGGTAAGAGAGGAAAGTTAATGCTACACAATTTAGTGTTCTCATTAGTTAAACTTGATGATAGACAATATGCAAAAAAGATAATATCAGCTGAAAAAATGGCTAAAGATCCTGATGAGTTAATCCTTGCACTCAGTCAAGTGAGCAGTCCCTATCAAGACAAATTCGCGGGTAAGGCTCAATAA
- a CDS encoding TadE/TadG family type IV pilus assembly protein, which translates to MSAIILRFFHSNRGSITVDFSLIIILFLSMLLFSAEIARVLYISASLDLAVSEAAKSAKNKERSDNTSYTSILQQKLISHQGILGSFITEDNLLSSNVVFSRHISDAIENNISDDNTYPLATYSINYLYRPVLFPIPSLWASNLLSREVIFVQEN; encoded by the coding sequence ATGAGTGCCATAATATTGCGTTTTTTTCACTCTAATCGGGGTTCTATTACTGTTGATTTTTCACTCATAATTATTTTATTTCTATCCATGCTGCTTTTTAGTGCCGAGATTGCTCGCGTACTTTATATTTCTGCCAGTTTGGATTTAGCCGTTTCCGAAGCAGCAAAGTCAGCCAAGAATAAAGAGCGGAGTGACAATACTAGCTATACATCGATCCTACAGCAGAAATTAATTTCTCATCAAGGTATTTTAGGCTCCTTTATTACAGAGGATAATTTGCTTAGTTCAAACGTAGTTTTTAGTCGTCATATTTCGGATGCTATTGAAAATAATATATCGGATGACAATACATACCCTCTAGCCACGTATAGTATTAATTATTTATACCGCCCAGTTTTATTTCCTATTCCATCGCTATGGGCCAGTAATTTATTATC